In a single window of the Niabella ginsenosidivorans genome:
- a CDS encoding GNAT family N-acetyltransferase has translation MHIRQIQSGEAIQVVRLFDQYRMFYKQASDIALAQRFLEERLNNNESVIFAAFAEVNGTEHAAGFTQLYPKYSSMRASKNWILNDLFVEGAFRKNGIGAALIQRAIAFARENGATFIQLETAYDNSTAQRLYEQTGFRQQPPETEFIVYRYALV, from the coding sequence ATGCACATCAGACAAATTCAATCCGGCGAGGCCATACAGGTGGTGCGTCTTTTTGATCAATACAGGATGTTTTACAAACAGGCATCTGACATTGCGTTGGCGCAGCGCTTTCTTGAAGAACGATTAAACAATAATGAATCGGTGATCTTTGCAGCCTTTGCTGAAGTGAACGGTACAGAGCACGCAGCAGGGTTTACGCAGCTATATCCCAAATACTCTTCTATGCGGGCTTCCAAGAATTGGATATTGAATGATCTTTTTGTAGAAGGCGCCTTCCGGAAAAACGGGATCGGCGCCGCCTTAATTCAGCGTGCCATAGCATTCGCGCGGGAAAACGGCGCGACCTTTATTCAGTTGGAAACAGCCTATGACAATAGTACCGCGCAGCGTTTATACGAGCAAACAGGCTTCCGGCAGCAACCACCCGAAACTGAATTTATTGTATACCGGTATGCGCTTGTTTAG
- a CDS encoding ATP-grasp domain-containing protein gives MSVRKFFSRIINWELWNFNVIYAPISPVWLWYAIRSRAFWFFTPSNPTIDFGGFEGEGKKEMYDQLPPEFIPRTIYIKHDEAFNKVLHILKQSGFEYPFVVKPDVGMKGILFRVIENEQQLKKYHERIPVEYIVQEKVDYPVEVSVFYYRYPWEKKGVVSGFIHKELLQVEGDGKNTLRQLIAEHPRAKYRLEEMEHRHQHRYERILPRGEVFYLSYAGNHNRGAKFTNLHHHIDDRLVEVFDRLSHYNESFFYGRYDIKTTSIEDLKQGKNFMILEFNGAGAEPNHIYDCNMSLGRAYGVILKHWKVLYRISRYNNRQGVPYWSFRKGRAYLRAAKKHFRLLEQFD, from the coding sequence ATGAGTGTAAGGAAGTTTTTCAGCAGGATCATCAATTGGGAATTATGGAACTTTAATGTTATTTATGCCCCGATCAGTCCGGTCTGGCTCTGGTATGCGATCCGCAGCCGGGCTTTCTGGTTCTTTACCCCCAGCAATCCCACGATTGATTTTGGCGGCTTTGAAGGGGAGGGTAAAAAGGAAATGTATGACCAGCTGCCCCCGGAATTTATACCCCGGACCATTTATATAAAGCATGATGAGGCATTTAACAAGGTACTGCATATTCTCAAACAGTCGGGTTTTGAATACCCTTTTGTTGTTAAGCCCGATGTAGGCATGAAAGGAATTCTGTTCCGGGTCATTGAGAACGAGCAGCAATTGAAAAAATATCATGAACGGATTCCTGTGGAATATATTGTTCAGGAAAAGGTAGACTATCCCGTGGAAGTAAGTGTTTTTTATTACCGGTATCCCTGGGAAAAAAAAGGAGTGGTGTCCGGGTTCATCCACAAGGAATTACTGCAGGTAGAGGGCGATGGAAAAAATACATTAAGACAACTGATAGCGGAGCACCCGCGCGCAAAATACCGCCTGGAAGAAATGGAACACCGCCATCAGCACCGCTATGAGCGCATCCTTCCCCGGGGCGAGGTTTTTTATTTGTCTTATGCGGGCAATCATAACCGCGGGGCAAAATTTACCAACCTGCATCATCATATAGATGATCGTTTGGTGGAGGTGTTTGACCGGTTAAGCCATTACAATGAAAGTTTTTTTTATGGCCGCTATGATATTAAAACGACTTCTATAGAAGACCTGAAACAGGGAAAGAATTTTATGATCCTGGAATTTAACGGGGCAGGGGCCGAGCCGAACCATATTTATGATTGCAATATGAGCCTGGGCCGGGCCTATGGTGTTATTTTAAAACACTGGAAAGTGCTCTACAGGATCAGCAGATACAACAACAGGCAGGGCGTGCCTTACTGGTCCTTCAGAAAAGGACGAGCCTATCTGCGTGCTGCAAAAAAACATTTCAGACTGCTGGAACAGTTTGACTGA
- a CDS encoding (Fe-S)-binding protein, translated as MTIPTVAEFFARGETPDVLFWVGCAGSFDQRAQRITRAFAAMLDKTGIKYAILGKEELCTGDPARRAGNEFLFQMMAYQNIQILNNYNIKKIVTACPHCFNTLKNEYPQLGGNYEVIHHTTFLQQLIEEGRIKLKGGGSFKGKKITYHDSCYLGRANGIYEAPRKVLELLDAELVEMKRCRSKGLCCGAGGAQMFKEEEKGNVRINIERSKEAIDTGADIIAAACPFCNTMLTDGVKNTEKEDTVQVLDIAELIVNEIE; from the coding sequence ATGACAATACCGACTGTTGCGGAGTTTTTTGCCAGGGGAGAAACTCCCGATGTGCTTTTTTGGGTAGGATGTGCCGGTAGTTTTGACCAGCGTGCGCAACGTATTACCAGGGCTTTTGCAGCCATGCTTGATAAAACAGGCATTAAATATGCCATTTTAGGAAAAGAGGAACTGTGCACCGGCGATCCTGCACGCAGGGCTGGTAATGAATTCCTGTTCCAAATGATGGCTTATCAGAATATTCAAATACTGAATAACTACAATATAAAAAAGATTGTTACGGCCTGTCCCCATTGTTTTAATACCCTTAAAAACGAGTACCCGCAACTGGGTGGCAATTATGAGGTGATACATCATACCACCTTCCTCCAGCAACTCATAGAAGAAGGCCGTATAAAATTAAAAGGTGGCGGCTCTTTTAAAGGAAAGAAAATTACTTACCACGATAGTTGCTACCTGGGCCGCGCCAACGGGATTTATGAGGCGCCAAGAAAAGTGCTGGAATTGCTGGATGCAGAACTGGTGGAGATGAAACGCTGCCGCAGCAAAGGGCTGTGCTGTGGTGCCGGCGGGGCGCAGATGTTTAAGGAAGAAGAAAAAGGAAATGTGCGTATTAACATAGAACGCAGTAAAGAAGCCATTGATACCGGGGCTGATATTATTGCAGCAGCCTGCCCCTTCTGTAATACCATGCTGACAGACGGCGTTAAAAACACGGAAAAAGAAGACACTGTACAGGTATTGGATATAGCAGAGCTGATTGTAAATGAAATAGAATAA
- a CDS encoding SRPBCC family protein: MAINISGITIHATPEKVWNAVTKPELVKQWQYGSDLKTDWQPGSPIRFSTEWQGALFEQWGTVLEIQPCHLLKYSLFAPTAGSGRPAGTLFYNDLSAYGRR; the protein is encoded by the coding sequence ATGGCGATAAATATTTCGGGCATCACCATCCATGCCACTCCTGAAAAAGTCTGGAACGCGGTAACAAAGCCCGAACTGGTAAAACAGTGGCAATACGGAAGTGATTTAAAAACAGACTGGCAGCCCGGCTCTCCGATCCGTTTTTCAACAGAATGGCAGGGGGCCCTTTTTGAACAATGGGGCACTGTGCTGGAAATACAGCCCTGTCATTTATTAAAATACAGTCTCTTTGCCCCCACGGCCGGATCTGGAAGACCGGCCGGAACATTATTTTACAATGATTTATCTGCTTACGGAAGACGGTGA
- the accD gene encoding acetyl-CoA carboxylase, carboxyltransferase subunit beta: MPNEIEDFDADLSGSAGNEDKTGWFKRIKKGILTKTSEKRETQEGLWTKCPQCNYISTQTELKEQLYVCPKCGYHHRINSLQYYEILFDDQQYTELFNNIRGMDFLDFTDLKPYKKRLEDFWSKTDMDDAMRVAVGKVEGEEIVIAAMDFAFIGGSLGSVAGEKFARAVDYAIAHHLPFMCICKSGGARMMESAFSLMQLAKTSGKLSQLTDARLPYISLLTDPSFGGITASFGMLGDLNIAEPGALIGFAGPRVIKETIKKDLPEGFQRSEFLLEHGFLDFVVNRHELKHRLAVVIRHFRN, from the coding sequence ATGCCCAACGAAATTGAAGACTTTGATGCCGACTTAAGCGGTAGTGCTGGTAATGAGGACAAAACAGGTTGGTTCAAAAGAATCAAAAAAGGTATTCTTACAAAAACTTCTGAAAAAAGGGAAACGCAGGAAGGGCTATGGACGAAATGCCCCCAATGCAACTATATATCCACTCAAACAGAACTGAAAGAGCAATTATATGTCTGCCCTAAATGCGGGTACCATCACCGCATTAACAGTTTGCAGTATTATGAAATATTGTTTGATGACCAGCAATATACGGAGCTGTTCAACAATATCCGCGGGATGGACTTTTTAGATTTTACGGATTTGAAGCCCTATAAAAAAAGACTGGAGGATTTCTGGAGCAAAACAGATATGGATGATGCCATGCGTGTAGCAGTAGGAAAAGTAGAGGGAGAAGAAATAGTGATTGCCGCGATGGATTTTGCGTTCATTGGCGGGTCATTGGGAAGTGTTGCCGGTGAAAAATTTGCACGTGCCGTTGATTACGCCATCGCGCATCATTTACCCTTTATGTGCATCTGTAAAAGCGGTGGGGCACGTATGATGGAAAGCGCTTTTTCCCTGATGCAGCTGGCAAAAACAAGTGGAAAGCTCTCCCAGCTGACTGACGCGCGGCTCCCTTATATTTCATTACTTACCGATCCTTCTTTTGGTGGTATTACCGCCTCATTTGGAATGCTGGGCGATCTGAATATTGCAGAGCCCGGTGCCCTTATCGGGTTTGCCGGCCCCCGTGTAATCAAAGAAACGATCAAAAAAGATCTTCCTGAAGGATTCCAGCGCAGCGAATTCTTACTGGAGCACGGCTTTTTGGATTTCGTGGTCAACCGCCATGAACTAAAGCACCGGCTGGCAGTAGTCATCCGCCATTTCAGAAATTAA
- the smpB gene encoding SsrA-binding protein SmpB translates to MNHSLSIKNRSAYYEYFVDATYQAGLVLLGTEVKSLREGKASFNDSYCIIHKGEIWIKSLHISPYSHGTVNNHDPDRDRKLLLQKREIKKIEAKLKEKGYTLIPLRIYMNDRGLVKLEIGLAKGKKLYDKRESIKKRDVERDLKKYLK, encoded by the coding sequence TTGAATCATTCACTTTCCATAAAAAACCGTTCTGCTTACTACGAATATTTTGTAGATGCTACCTACCAGGCCGGGCTGGTATTATTGGGCACTGAGGTAAAATCCTTACGTGAAGGAAAAGCCAGCTTTAACGACAGCTACTGCATTATTCATAAAGGTGAGATCTGGATCAAAAGCCTGCACATCTCCCCCTACTCCCATGGCACGGTAAACAATCATGACCCCGATCGGGACCGAAAATTGTTATTACAAAAGCGGGAAATAAAAAAAATAGAGGCAAAGCTTAAGGAAAAAGGATACACATTGATCCCGCTGCGCATTTACATGAACGACCGCGGCCTGGTAAAACTGGAAATTGGCCTGGCCAAGGGCAAAAAGCTCTACGACAAACGGGAATCCATTAAAAAGCGGGACGTGGAGCGGGACCTGAAAAAGTATTTAAAATAA
- a CDS encoding YpdA family putative bacillithiol disulfide reductase has protein sequence MQHFPLIIIGGGPIGLACAIEAQKAGIGYVILEKAALVNSLYNYPVNMTFFSTSERLEIGGVPFVSNNPKPRRDEALEYYRRVAAAYQLNIKLFEEVVQVTKVVDLFEVITVKNTYTADHIIIATGFYDIPYLLNVPGEELPKVTHYYKDPHYYAFQDVIVVGAMNSGVDAALETWRKGARVTMVIRGPEIGTRVKYWVRPDIENRIKEGSIKACFNSTIRAIRENEVDINTPEGLVTVKNDFVIAATGYQPNLQFLKQIGIELSNDDVHCPVLNPDTNETSIKGIYLAGVICGGMNTHRLFIENSRAHAVSIIKAIKEGKQK, from the coding sequence ATGCAACATTTCCCTCTTATAATTATCGGCGGCGGACCTATTGGCCTGGCCTGTGCTATTGAAGCGCAAAAAGCCGGCATCGGTTACGTGATCCTGGAGAAAGCCGCTTTGGTCAACTCTCTTTACAATTACCCGGTGAACATGACCTTTTTTTCTACGTCTGAGCGGCTGGAAATAGGAGGGGTTCCTTTTGTGTCCAATAACCCCAAACCCAGGCGGGACGAAGCGCTGGAATATTACCGCCGTGTAGCCGCTGCCTACCAGCTCAACATAAAATTATTTGAGGAGGTGGTACAGGTTACAAAAGTGGTGGATCTGTTTGAGGTGATCACGGTTAAAAATACCTATACAGCGGATCATATTATTATTGCTACCGGCTTTTATGATATTCCGTATTTATTAAATGTGCCGGGGGAAGAGCTGCCCAAGGTAACGCATTATTATAAGGATCCGCATTATTATGCGTTCCAGGATGTGATTGTGGTAGGTGCCATGAACTCGGGGGTAGATGCAGCACTGGAAACCTGGCGCAAAGGAGCCCGGGTTACCATGGTGATCCGCGGCCCCGAGATCGGCACAAGGGTAAAGTACTGGGTACGGCCCGATATAGAGAACCGGATCAAAGAAGGATCAATAAAAGCCTGTTTTAATTCTACCATAAGAGCCATCCGCGAAAATGAAGTGGATATTAATACGCCTGAAGGGTTAGTGACGGTAAAAAATGATTTTGTCATTGCCGCCACAGGGTACCAGCCCAATCTTCAGTTTTTAAAACAGATCGGCATTGAACTAAGTAATGATGATGTGCATTGCCCGGTACTGAACCCGGATACCAATGAAACCAGCATTAAAGGCATTTACCTGGCCGGTGTGATCTGTGGCGGCATGAACACGCATCGCCTGTTTATTGAAAATTCAAGAGCACATGCGGTCAGTATTATAAAGGCAATTAAGGAGGGGAAGCAGAAGTAA
- a CDS encoding cation diffusion facilitator family transporter has translation MAHIHGIQPSNSSLHKRKLKIVLIMTFIYLVAEVAGGIITQSLALLADAGHMLTDAGGLLLALLAIRYGERKPDRRRTFGYYRAEILAALTNAVVLIVISFFILYEAYQRFLHPPEVATTGMMLVAVTGLLVNSTGILVLRKDSGASLNMKAAYFEVLSDALTSIAVIAAGLIMQLTGWYAVDSVLSAGIGLFILPRTWGLLRASVNVLLEAVPGEIDLVAMRTDLLNINGVCSIHDLHVWSLTSGVNMMSTHLVHHSDADAMQVLRDAQELLEHRYHITHTTIQTEQEGAVLHEKELHP, from the coding sequence ATGGCGCACATACATGGAATACAGCCGTCCAACAGCAGCCTGCATAAAAGAAAACTGAAAATTGTGCTGATAATGACCTTTATCTACCTGGTTGCAGAGGTAGCGGGTGGTATTATTACCCAAAGCCTAGCCCTGCTGGCGGATGCGGGCCATATGCTTACGGATGCCGGCGGCCTGCTGCTTGCTTTGCTGGCGATCCGCTACGGTGAACGGAAACCTGACCGTAGAAGAACCTTTGGCTATTACCGGGCGGAAATACTGGCGGCGCTTACCAATGCAGTAGTGCTGATCGTTATTTCTTTTTTTATCCTGTATGAAGCATATCAGCGTTTCCTGCATCCGCCCGAAGTGGCCACTACCGGCATGATGCTGGTAGCGGTTACAGGGCTGCTTGTAAATAGTACCGGCATCCTGGTATTGCGGAAAGATTCCGGTGCCAGCCTTAACATGAAAGCCGCGTACTTTGAGGTATTGTCCGATGCGCTGACTTCCATAGCAGTAATCGCAGCAGGATTGATCATGCAACTCACCGGCTGGTACGCAGTTGATTCGGTCTTGTCTGCGGGCATCGGGCTGTTCATTCTTCCCAGAACCTGGGGCCTGCTGAGGGCGTCTGTTAATGTACTGCTGGAAGCAGTGCCCGGAGAAATTGATCTTGTGGCGATGCGCACTGACCTGCTGAATATAAACGGGGTCTGCAGCATCCATGATCTGCATGTATGGTCGCTGACCTCCGGTGTAAATATGATGAGCACGCACCTGGTACATCATTCAGATGCTGATGCTATGCAGGTGCTGCGCGATGCGCAGGAACTACTGGAACATCGTTATCACATTACGCATACAACGATCCAGACAGAACAGGAAGGGGCGGTATTGCATGAAAAAGAGCTGCACCCATAA
- a CDS encoding pyruvate dehydrogenase complex E1 component subunit beta: MARIIAFREALREAMSEEMRRDDRVFLMGEEVAEYNGAYKVSQGMLAEFGEKRVIDTPISELGFAAVGVGAAQNGLRPIIEFMTWNFAVLALDQILNTASKMLAMSGGQISCPIVFRGGNGSAGQLGAQHSTAFEALYANIPGIKVVSPSNPYDAKGLLKQAIRYEEDPVMFMESEQMYGDKMEVPEEEYYIELGKADVKKEGTDVTMISFNKMMKVALGAAAELEKEGINAEVIDLRTIRPLDMDTILASVRKTNRLVIVEEQWPFGSVSSEISYRVQKDAFDYLDAPVRRITAADAPLHYAPNLVAAALPDVARTVKLVKEVMYLKK; encoded by the coding sequence ATGGCAAGGATTATAGCTTTCAGAGAAGCCCTGAGAGAGGCGATGTCTGAAGAAATGAGAAGAGACGATCGCGTTTTTCTGATGGGCGAGGAAGTGGCAGAATATAACGGCGCTTACAAGGTAAGCCAGGGCATGCTGGCTGAATTTGGCGAGAAAAGGGTTATTGACACGCCGATCTCTGAACTGGGTTTTGCTGCAGTTGGCGTGGGCGCGGCTCAAAACGGCTTACGCCCGATTATTGAGTTCATGACCTGGAACTTTGCCGTCCTTGCATTAGATCAAATTTTAAATACAGCCTCTAAAATGCTGGCAATGAGCGGCGGACAGATCTCCTGCCCGATCGTTTTCCGGGGTGGTAACGGTTCTGCGGGGCAATTAGGCGCGCAGCACTCTACGGCGTTTGAAGCGCTGTATGCCAATATTCCGGGCATTAAAGTGGTTTCTCCCAGCAACCCCTATGATGCCAAGGGCCTTTTAAAGCAGGCCATCCGTTATGAGGAAGACCCGGTAATGTTTATGGAAAGCGAGCAGATGTACGGCGATAAAATGGAAGTACCTGAAGAGGAATACTATATAGAACTGGGGAAAGCGGATGTAAAAAAAGAAGGCACTGATGTAACCATGATCTCATTCAATAAGATGATGAAAGTGGCTTTAGGCGCTGCTGCCGAACTGGAAAAAGAGGGGATCAATGCAGAAGTGATCGATCTCAGAACGATCCGCCCGCTGGATATGGACACCATCCTCGCAAGCGTTCGGAAAACCAACCGCCTGGTAATTGTGGAAGAGCAATGGCCCTTCGGCTCCGTTTCTTCTGAAATTTCTTACCGCGTACAGAAAGATGCATTTGATTACCTGGATGCACCGGTGCGCAGGATCACTGCGGCTGATGCGCCCCTGCACTACGCACCCAACCTGGTGGCTGCCGCCTTGCCCGATGTAGCAAGAACAGTGAAGCTGGTAAAAGAGGTAATGTACCTGAAAAAATAA
- a CDS encoding sigma-54-dependent transcriptional regulator — MARNKSNDSQHEILIVDDEASIRKTLSEILSFEGYKIAEAVDGEEGLKLFSEKTFNAVLCDIKMPKLDGIEFLEKASTIAPDVPIIMISGHGTIETAVEAVKKGAYDFISKPPDLNRLLITIRNALEKTTLVAETKVLRKKVSKVQEIVGNSAPIQKIKDTIEKVAPTEARVLVTGENGVGKELVARWIHELSNRSNSPLVEVNCAAIPTELIESELFGHEKGSFTSAIKQRIGKFEQANGGTLFLDEIGDMSLNAQAKVLRALQEGKITRVGADKDINVDVRVIAATNKDLLQEVEEKNFRLDLYHRLSVILINVPSLNERKDDIPLLVDQFLDDICKDYGIAKKGIEESALELLQQYNWTGNIRELRNVVERLVILSGKIITANDVKSYVAMN; from the coding sequence GTGGCCAGAAATAAAAGTAACGATAGCCAGCACGAGATCCTGATCGTTGACGATGAGGCATCAATCAGGAAAACCCTGTCAGAGATTCTTTCCTTTGAAGGATATAAGATTGCTGAAGCTGTTGACGGCGAAGAAGGCCTGAAATTGTTTTCGGAAAAAACGTTTAACGCCGTGCTTTGTGATATTAAAATGCCAAAGCTGGACGGGATCGAATTTCTGGAAAAGGCCAGTACCATTGCGCCAGACGTTCCCATTATCATGATCTCAGGGCATGGCACCATTGAAACAGCCGTTGAGGCCGTAAAAAAAGGTGCCTATGATTTTATTTCAAAACCACCGGATCTGAACCGGTTGCTGATCACCATCCGCAACGCGCTGGAAAAAACCACTTTGGTGGCAGAAACCAAGGTATTGCGAAAAAAAGTTTCCAAGGTGCAGGAAATTGTAGGGAACTCAGCCCCTATTCAGAAAATAAAAGATACCATAGAAAAAGTAGCCCCTACCGAAGCACGGGTACTGGTTACAGGAGAAAACGGTGTGGGCAAAGAGCTGGTAGCCCGCTGGATTCATGAGCTGAGCAACCGTTCCAATAGCCCGCTGGTGGAGGTTAATTGTGCTGCAATACCAACAGAATTAATTGAATCAGAGCTATTTGGACACGAAAAAGGATCTTTTACTTCAGCTATAAAACAACGCATCGGTAAGTTTGAACAGGCAAACGGAGGCACCCTTTTCCTGGATGAGATCGGGGATATGAGCCTGAATGCCCAGGCAAAAGTATTGCGGGCCCTGCAGGAAGGAAAGATCACCCGGGTGGGTGCAGATAAAGACATTAATGTAGATGTAAGGGTCATTGCTGCTACCAATAAAGATCTTTTGCAGGAAGTGGAAGAAAAAAATTTCCGGCTGGATCTTTATCACCGCCTGAGCGTAATCCTGATAAATGTTCCTTCGTTGAATGAACGTAAGGATGATATTCCGTTACTGGTAGATCAGTTCCTGGATGACATCTGTAAGGATTACGGCATTGCTAAAAAAGGCATTGAGGAGAGTGCTCTTGAACTGTTGCAGCAATACAACTGGACCGGTAATATCCGTGAACTGAGAAACGTGGTAGAACGCCTGGTGATCCTGAGCGGTAAAATAATCACCGCAAATGATGTAAAAAGCTATGTTGCGATGAATTAA
- a CDS encoding DHA2 family efflux MFS transporter permease subunit: MKSENPPVVYKYLPWIAALAIFMQSLDGTILNTALPSIAADLHRSPLSMQSIVVSYVLVLALLIPLSGWLSDHFGSRRIFIWAVGLFTLGSLLSALSTTLEALVASRVVQAVGGSMMVPVARLAILYTYSKDKLLGVINFITIPGLVGPIIGPTLGGWLVAITSWHWIFLINIPIGIIGMASAWKFMPNYIHREKPFDRWGMVLFSGSLICLTMAIELGSEKVIDGWYLIGVAVLGVALMQAYYVHFQKLQYPLIDLHLIRIRTLRIGVFGNLLTRLGIGGMPLLLPLLFQVGFGHPAIVSGMMLIPSAITTVMVKPWVVPIVKKLGYKRTLIINTLLIATVIGLFAIPSAQTPLPLLIPLLVLYGAVNSIQMAAMNTLALSDLDNEHASTGNSLLLVMQQLSISLGVSVSAYLLSKYGSVSWISHSDTATVFKYTFLTMAAITAIAGLIFFRLKSTDGSALTGTAAK; encoded by the coding sequence TTGAAATCAGAAAACCCGCCGGTCGTTTATAAATATTTACCCTGGATAGCGGCACTGGCTATTTTTATGCAATCGCTGGATGGCACTATTTTGAATACCGCGCTGCCTTCCATAGCTGCAGACCTGCACCGCTCTCCACTGTCGATGCAATCTATAGTGGTCAGTTATGTGCTGGTGCTTGCCCTGCTGATACCACTGAGCGGATGGTTATCTGACCATTTTGGCTCCCGCAGGATCTTTATCTGGGCAGTAGGTTTATTTACACTGGGTTCATTGTTAAGCGCGCTTTCCACCACGCTGGAAGCATTGGTGGCTTCCCGGGTGGTGCAGGCAGTTGGAGGTTCCATGATGGTACCTGTAGCACGCCTTGCCATCCTGTACACCTATTCAAAGGATAAGTTGCTGGGCGTGATCAATTTTATTACCATACCCGGGCTGGTAGGCCCTATTATAGGCCCCACCCTGGGAGGCTGGCTGGTAGCCATTACCAGCTGGCACTGGATCTTTTTAATAAATATTCCTATTGGAATTATAGGAATGGCATCTGCCTGGAAGTTCATGCCCAACTATATTCACAGGGAAAAGCCGTTTGACCGGTGGGGGATGGTGCTGTTTAGTGGTTCATTGATCTGCTTAACAATGGCCATAGAACTGGGTTCTGAGAAAGTGATCGATGGCTGGTACCTTATTGGTGTTGCTGTACTGGGCGTGGCGCTGATGCAGGCCTATTATGTACACTTTCAAAAACTGCAATACCCGCTGATTGATCTGCACCTGATCCGTATCCGTACCCTGCGCATCGGTGTATTCGGGAATCTTTTAACAAGGCTGGGTATTGGCGGTATGCCGTTGTTGCTGCCTTTACTGTTCCAGGTAGGGTTTGGACACCCTGCCATTGTTTCGGGTATGATGCTGATCCCTTCAGCCATTACAACGGTTATGGTTAAACCATGGGTAGTGCCTATTGTAAAAAAACTGGGCTATAAAAGAACGCTCATCATTAATACTCTGCTTATAGCAACGGTTATAGGATTGTTTGCCATTCCCAGTGCGCAAACCCCGCTGCCCTTATTGATCCCCTTGCTGGTATTGTACGGTGCAGTCAATTCAATTCAGATGGCAGCCATGAACACGCTGGCTTTGTCTGATCTGGACAATGAGCATGCAAGCACCGGTAATAGCCTGCTGCTGGTAATGCAGCAATTGTCTATCAGCCTGGGGGTTTCCGTAAGCGCGTATTTATTATCCAAATACGGAAGCGTTTCCTGGATCAGCCATTCAGATACTGCTACCGTGTTTAAGTATACCTTTCTTACAATGGCAGCAATCACCGCTATTGCCGGGCTGATCTTTTTCCGTCTGAAGTCGACAGATGGGAGTGCCTTAACAGGTACGGCAGCCAAATAA